CTGTTTTTATGTATGATATGATTACTGAATATGGTGGAGCGAAAGAATTCTATAAACAATTTTATATTAACTCGCCATTTCCTTTAGCCATTGTTCGCCAAACAGCAGATGGCAAATGGTTAAATGCCAATTATTATGATGACCCTCTGCTTTTTGAAATGGTAAAAGACTTTATGATTTTGTCCTTAAAAAAACACATCAAACTGGGATTAGATACTTCGGAAGTTTTTGTACTGGGAAAGAAAAATGCAGATTTTATTCAAAAACTAAATAAGGAAGCAAAGTTATTTGGCAGCATAAAAGCATTGGAACATCCGCGATACATCCAGCAATATAAATCGAAAGAAAAACAGATGTATATTGACAAGTATATAGTAACATTGCATAATACAGAATAAAGTCAGCTTTCATTTACAACGAAAAAGAAAAAATACGAAGCGCAAAATTCATGTTCGTTAAACACAATTAAGGATGAATATATCTCCTGCGAATTCTATCCGACAATCAAAGAATAAATTATATTCAGATGAAAATAAAATTTAAAAAGGGCGACAAAGTAAGTTGGAACTCTGAAGCAGGGCGAGTTTCAGGAACTATCATTAAAATTCATACAAAAGATTTTAATTACAAAGGATATACACACCATGCTACGGAAGAAGAACCTCAATATGAAATAAAAAGTAACAAGACGGATCACATTGCAGCTCATAAAGGTTCTGTCCTTACTAAACTCTAAAATAAATAATCAGAATAATCTGGACAGTTTTAATATTAGTACCAAATTCGACAACAAAAAAAACGCTATGA
The Bacteroidia bacterium genome window above contains:
- a CDS encoding uracil-DNA glycosylase family protein; translated protein: VFMYDMITEYGGAKEFYKQFYINSPFPLAIVRQTADGKWLNANYYDDPLLFEMVKDFMILSLKKHIKLGLDTSEVFVLGKKNADFIQKLNKEAKLFGSIKALEHPRYIQQYKSKEKQMYIDKYIVTLHNTE
- a CDS encoding DUF2945 domain-containing protein, yielding MKIKFKKGDKVSWNSEAGRVSGTIIKIHTKDFNYKGYTHHATEEEPQYEIKSNKTDHIAAHKGSVLTKL